A part of Candidatus Polarisedimenticolaceae bacterium genomic DNA contains:
- the mscL gene encoding large conductance mechanosensitive channel protein MscL, translating to MLKGFKEFISRGNAIDLAVGVIIGGAFGAIVSSLVGDLITPLIGAIFGKPDFSAIQAGPIMIGKFLNALVSFILTAAGLYFLIVVPMNRFVRKPEPPAAPAPPPPQEVLLREIRDLLAKR from the coding sequence CGGCAACGCGATCGATCTCGCGGTCGGCGTGATCATCGGCGGGGCGTTCGGCGCGATCGTCAGCTCGCTGGTGGGGGACCTCATCACCCCGCTCATCGGCGCGATCTTCGGGAAGCCCGACTTCTCCGCCATCCAGGCGGGTCCGATCATGATCGGCAAGTTCCTCAACGCGCTGGTGAGCTTCATCCTCACGGCCGCCGGCCTCTACTTCCTCATCGTGGTCCCGATGAACCGGTTCGTGAGAAAGCCCGAGCCGCCGGCCGCGCCGGCGCCCCCGCCGCCGCAGGAGGTCCTCCTCCGGGAGATCCGGGACCTGCTCGCCAAGCGCTGA